A window of the Drosophila simulans strain w501 chromosome 2L, Prin_Dsim_3.1, whole genome shotgun sequence genome harbors these coding sequences:
- the LOC27206536 gene encoding glutamine synthetase 1, mitochondrial, translating to MALRVAGLFLKKELVAPATQQLRQLRTGSTTRSQFLANSPNTALDKSILQRYRNLETPANRVQATYLWIDGTGENIRLKDRVLDKVPSSVEDLPDWQYDGSSTYQAHGENSDTTLKPRAIYRDPFKPGKNDVIVLCDTYSADGKPTASNKRAAFQAAIDQIGDQEPWFGIEQEYTLLDVDGRPFGWPENGFPAPQGPYYCGVGADRVYARDLVEAHVVACLYAGIDFAGTNAEVMPAQWEFQIGPAGIKACDDLWVSRYILQRIAEEYGVVVTFDPKPMEGQWNGAGAHTNFSTKEMRADGGIKAIEEAIEKLSKRHERHIKAYDPKEGKDNERRLVGRLETSSIDKFSWGVANRAVSVRVPRGVATAGKGYLEDRRPSSNCDPYAVCNAIVRTCLLNE from the coding sequence ATGGCACTCCGCGTGGCCGGACTCTTCCTGAAGAAGGAGCTGGTGGCTCCCGCAACGCAGCAGCTGCGTCAGCTGCGTACTGGCAGTACCACCCGCTCCCAGTTCTTGGCCAACTCCCCCAACACGGCCCTAGACAAGAGCATTCTGCAGAGGTACCGCAACCTGGAGACGCCTGCCAATCGAGTGCAGGCTACTTACTTATGGATCGACGGTACCGGCGAGAACATTCGCCTCAAGGATCGCGTCTTGGACAAGGTTCCCAGTTCCGTGGAGGACTTGCCGGATTGGCAGTACGACGGCAGTTCCACCTACCAGGCCCATGGCGAGAATTCGGATACCACGCTCAAGCCACGCGCCATATATCGCGATCCCTTTAAGCCAGGCAAGAACGACGTAATTGTACTGTGCGACACCTACAGCGCCGACGGCAAGCCGACGGCGTCCAACAAGCGTGCCGCGTTCCAGGCAGCCATTGACCAAATTGGCGATCAGGAGCCCTGGTTCGGCATTGAGCAAGAATACACTTTATTAGACGTGGACGGACGTCCCTTCGGCTGGCCGGAGAACGGTTTCCCAGCCCCACAAGGACCTTACTACTGCGGAGTGGGAGCTGACCGCGTGTACGCTCGCGATCTTGTGGAGGCCCACGTCGTGGCCTGCCTGTATGCTGGGATCGATTTCGCCGGCACTAATGCCGAGGTTATGCCCGCGCAGTGGGAGTTCCAAATTGGTCCAGCCGGAATTAAGGCATGTGACGATTTATGGGTGTCGCGATATATTTTGCAGCGCATAGCTGAGGAGTATGGCGTAGTGGTCACCTTTGACCCCAAGCCGATGGAGGGTCAGTGGAACGGAGCCGGTGCGCATACCAACTTTTCCACAAAGGAGATGCGTGCCGATGGCGGAATCAAGGCCATCGAGGAAGCTATCGAGAAGCTGAGCAAGCGCCACGAGCGGCACATCAAGGCATACGACCCCAAGGAAGGCAAAGACAATGAACGGCGCCTCGTGGGACGTCTTGAGACTTCTAGCATCGATAAGTTTTCTTGGGGCGTGGCTAACCGGGCCGTAAGTGTGCGAGTACCGCGTGGCGTTGCGACGGCCGGCAAAGGTTACCTCGAGGACCGGCGGCCAAGCTCCAACTGTGATCCCTACGCCGTGTGCAACGCCATTGTCCGCACCTGCCTGCTCAACGAATAA